The Halomonas sp. HAL1 genome segment TTATTTCGCTGATTGGTAAGCAAGGGACTAAGGGCGCGTCGGGTAAGCGTGTTACTGGTGCCAGTGGCGTGATGAGTACATGGCTAGGGGTTCACTTCCTGGGTACGATCTTGAATCTCTCTACCGTGTTTATGGTGGGCGATAAGCTGGCACGCCGGGGGCCGTTGACGACGCCGCAACTGCTGGCGCTTAACCGCGGGCTTTCCAGCGCGGCGCTGTGGTCACCGTTTTTTGCTTCCATGGGTGTGGTAATCGCCCTGGTGCCCGAGGTTGAGTACGCGCAGATTGCCGTAGTGGGCTTTCCTATCGCGATGCTGTCGGGGCTTTTAACCACGCTGGAGTTGCGGCGCCGGTTTGATCTTAGCGAGGTGGATGGCTACTCCCTGGCGCCGCGTAGCCTGTTGATGCCGGTGGGTATGGCCGCGCTGGTGATGCTGTTTCACTTTGTGCTCACCCCTACCCTCACCATTGTCAGCATAATCACCTTTCTACTGCCTGGCGTTGCCGTGCTGAGCAACTTGCACCATGGGCCACGCTTTACCCTACGGCGAATTCGTCAACACACCACGACGCGCTTACCCGCCATGCGTGGGGAGATTTCGCTATTTTTAGCCGCAGGGCTTTTGACGATTGGCCTTTCGACGTTGGTCACGGCTGCCGCAGGTAGCGACTGGACGCTGTTCACCCGCTTTGGTACAACCCAGGCGATGATCAGTTTTGCGGCCATTACACTAAGCGCGTTAGCGGGCCTACACCCAATTATTGGCGTGTCGGTGTTGGCGTCGGTACTTAATTTGCAAAACGGGGAGCAGACGCTGTTTGCGTTTGTGGCATTAAGCTCATGGGCGGTGGGCACCAGCGTGGGGCCGCTTTCCGGCATTAATCTTTCATTGCAGGGGCGCTATGGGGTAAGCGGTTATCGCATGATGAAGAATAACCTGCTGTATGCGGCGGTGATGAGCCTGCTTTCGCTGGGGGCGATCGCAGGCGTCAGTTTGCTGGTGACCTAACGAATCAGGTCTCAATGATTTTATTGGGAAACCGGTAGAAGTAGCGATGGCCGCACTCATGGCAAGGTTCCAGGCGTGCAACGGTGGGTAGCATTACCTGTGCATCGCAATGGGTGCAGGCCATTAAACCGGGCGCGGCCATTTCGCCTTCGCAATAGTCGGCGCGGGCGGCTTCTAGGTCTTCCTCAAAGCGTTCGCGTTCCACCACGCTACGGTCGGCAACCGAAAGCAGCGATTCCGCCACGCGGCGGGAGAGCCCATCTATATCGATGCCTAGCCAAC includes the following:
- a CDS encoding zinc ribbon-containing protein, which produces MSEQQNDNRLREGYERLLERMQGGANELTWENLQKDLDDAVEFESELEEYTKDELALLRAWVERDLKDMRYFMADTGKQVASWLGIDIDGLSRRVAESLLSVADRSVVERERFEEDLEAARADYCEGEMAAPGLMACTHCDAQVMLPTVARLEPCHECGHRYFYRFPNKIIET